The Haloplanus sp. CK5-1 genome contains a region encoding:
- a CDS encoding DUF2103 domain-containing protein: MECRRCGSPLDRPGDYCLVCHTANCDAVVLDVDADRAHLTMLDEETRVGETTITTHPEPEGKPRVVERRNFAGRIADELRRKRPETVFAAGDREIIRATRAETRYDFFRVAGEDPVTAVLERRGDRALEVVETPPKEKLGGRHTTLIGDREGRRAISTVADHPHVKKIVPGPIDASGTGSQSGLRAKVTRADGNGNVRLLLRDGSSVQENRIVTTAMDRETGERVRDDLNEELAAADLQSP, translated from the coding sequence ATGGAGTGTCGGCGGTGTGGGTCCCCGCTGGATCGCCCGGGCGACTACTGTCTGGTCTGTCACACCGCCAACTGCGACGCCGTCGTCCTCGACGTCGACGCCGACCGCGCCCACCTGACGATGCTCGACGAGGAGACGAGGGTCGGCGAGACGACGATCACGACCCACCCGGAACCGGAGGGGAAGCCCCGTGTCGTGGAGCGACGCAACTTCGCCGGGCGGATCGCCGACGAACTCCGGCGCAAGCGCCCGGAGACGGTGTTCGCGGCCGGCGACCGCGAGATCATCCGGGCGACCCGCGCCGAGACCCGCTACGACTTCTTCCGCGTCGCGGGCGAGGACCCAGTGACCGCGGTACTGGAGCGACGCGGCGACCGCGCCCTGGAGGTGGTGGAGACGCCGCCCAAGGAGAAACTCGGCGGTCGACACACGACGCTGATCGGCGACCGCGAGGGCCGTCGCGCCATCTCGACGGTGGCGGACCACCCACACGTCAAGAAGATCGTTCCCGGACCGATCGACGCTAGCGGGACGGGATCGCAGTCCGGCCTGCGGGCGAAGGTGACCCGGGCCGACGGCAACGGCAACGTTCGCCTCCTCCTGCGGGATGGATCGAGCGTTCAGGAGAACCGCATCGTGACGACGGCGATGGATCGCGAGACGGGCGAACGCGTCCGGGACGACCTGAACGAGGAACTCGCGGCCGCCGACCTGCAGTCGCCGTAG
- a CDS encoding DUF3194 domain-containing protein yields the protein MSDSDEPDDETVVRTAAEAAEGVVFAHYRQSSVRDLDVTVTFEEGVLEVDVYLNVPDDVASGAADDADPETVADEAARTARDAVDDLFDE from the coding sequence GTGTCGGACAGCGACGAACCGGACGACGAGACGGTCGTGCGGACGGCGGCCGAAGCGGCCGAGGGCGTCGTCTTTGCACACTACCGCCAGTCCTCCGTCCGCGACCTGGACGTGACGGTGACGTTCGAGGAGGGCGTCCTCGAGGTCGACGTGTACCTGAACGTCCCCGACGACGTGGCTTCGGGCGCCGCCGACGACGCGGACCCCGAGACGGTGGCCGACGAGGCCGCCCGGACGGCCCGCGACGCCGTCGACGACCTCTTCGACGAATAG
- the pth2 gene encoding peptidyl-tRNA hydrolase Pth2 — MKQAIVARTDLGMGQGKLAAQVAHAALSAYEDADDRTRRAWKGEGQKKVVLKGSGERELFELADAAERAGLPHAIVRDAGHTQLEPGTVTTLAVGPADDDEVDRVTGDLSLY; from the coding sequence ATGAAACAGGCCATCGTCGCCCGCACCGACCTCGGGATGGGGCAGGGAAAGCTGGCCGCACAGGTCGCACACGCGGCGCTGTCGGCCTACGAGGACGCCGACGACCGCACTCGCCGGGCGTGGAAGGGCGAGGGACAGAAGAAGGTGGTGCTGAAAGGTTCCGGCGAGCGCGAACTGTTCGAACTGGCCGACGCCGCCGAGCGGGCGGGACTCCCCCACGCCATCGTCCGCGACGCCGGGCACACGCAACTGGAACCCGGGACGGTGACGACGCTCGCCGTCGGGCCGGCCGACGACGACGAGGTGGACCGAGTGACCGGCGACCTGTCGCTGTACTAG
- a CDS encoding DNA-directed RNA polymerase subunit P: MSYKCSRCKRDVELDEYGGVRCPYCGHRVLLKERAPTIKEVDVE, from the coding sequence ATGAGTTACAAATGTTCCCGGTGTAAGCGCGACGTCGAACTCGACGAGTACGGCGGGGTCCGGTGTCCGTACTGCGGCCACCGGGTGCTCCTGAAGGAGCGCGCCCCGACGATCAAGGAAGTCGACGTCGAGTAA
- a CDS encoding S1C family serine protease, with the protein MADSRASRRQFLGLSGLALTAGLAGCNPSPPTADDGEASDTSPYTRVYRDTIDSVLLIRTGEGSGTGWVYDDDHVVTNAHVVGEATGVDLRTGDGSWLDGEVVGTDANSDLAVVETGSLPEAATPLALAEEPATVGQEVVAIGNPFDLNGSVTTGIVSGTDRSIPAPTGYRIPDAIQTDAAANPGNSGGPLVALDGRVVAVVNSGGGDNIAFGVSAALARRVLPELVETGSFDHSFLGVSLTSVTPSVAEANDLDQPRGLLVVSVLSDGPAAGTLRPSDDEAVVDGESIPVGGDVMLSIDGTTTDTAEALGSHLALETDPGDTVSLTVLRDGSERRVEVELGTRPERPS; encoded by the coding sequence ATGGCCGATTCACGCGCGAGCAGACGGCAGTTTCTCGGACTGAGTGGCCTGGCGCTGACCGCGGGGCTCGCCGGCTGTAACCCGTCGCCGCCGACGGCAGACGACGGTGAAGCGAGCGACACGAGCCCGTACACCCGGGTCTACCGCGACACCATCGACTCGGTGCTGTTGATCCGGACGGGCGAGGGGAGCGGGACCGGATGGGTCTACGACGACGACCACGTCGTCACGAACGCCCACGTCGTCGGCGAGGCGACGGGAGTCGACCTCCGGACCGGCGACGGCAGCTGGCTGGACGGCGAGGTGGTCGGCACCGACGCGAACAGCGATCTGGCGGTCGTCGAGACGGGATCGCTCCCCGAGGCGGCGACGCCTCTCGCCCTCGCCGAGGAGCCCGCGACCGTCGGACAGGAGGTGGTCGCCATCGGCAACCCCTTCGACCTGAACGGCTCGGTCACGACGGGTATCGTCAGCGGCACCGACCGCTCGATCCCCGCGCCGACCGGCTACCGCATCCCCGACGCAATCCAGACCGACGCGGCCGCCAACCCCGGCAACAGCGGCGGACCGCTGGTGGCCCTCGACGGCCGCGTGGTCGCCGTCGTCAACTCCGGCGGCGGCGACAACATCGCCTTCGGCGTCTCCGCCGCGCTCGCCCGACGAGTGCTTCCGGAACTCGTCGAAACAGGGTCGTTCGACCACTCCTTCCTCGGGGTGTCGCTGACGTCCGTCACCCCGTCGGTCGCCGAGGCGAACGACCTCGACCAGCCACGCGGCCTGCTCGTGGTGTCGGTTCTGTCCGACGGCCCGGCCGCGGGCACGCTGCGCCCGAGCGACGACGAGGCGGTCGTCGACGGCGAGTCGATACCGGTCGGCGGCGACGTGATGCTGTCCATCGACGGGACGACCACGGACACGGCCGAGGCCCTCGGCAGTCACCTCGCCCTGGAGACGGATCCCGGAGACACCGTCTCGCTCACCGTCCTGCGCGACGGGAGCGAGCGGCGCGTCGAGGTGGAACTCGGGACGCGCCCGGAGCGGCCGTCGTGA
- a CDS encoding FlaD/FlaE family flagellar protein, whose translation MAIDPRNYDLDELRAASGAPRTADPETEASADADVADDGWPGDWHDGFRDRRSTSHETERPAADAAFEASVTRDLVTLDRGTDALDRPYLPALPATLPAELLIFDWLEFLLLQAGRESVADAIAFYESVGWIGTDAADALEAYLSGLDGHRANAANDLDADDHRVSLHYVARLASVASRE comes from the coding sequence ATGGCCATCGACCCGCGCAACTACGACCTCGACGAACTTCGGGCGGCCAGCGGCGCACCGCGGACGGCCGACCCGGAGACCGAGGCGAGTGCGGACGCGGACGTGGCCGACGACGGCTGGCCGGGCGACTGGCACGACGGCTTTCGTGACCGCCGGTCGACGTCCCACGAGACGGAGCGACCGGCGGCCGACGCGGCGTTCGAGGCGTCGGTGACCCGGGATCTGGTCACGCTGGACCGGGGAACCGACGCCCTCGACCGGCCGTACCTCCCCGCGCTGCCGGCGACCTTGCCCGCCGAACTCCTGATCTTCGACTGGCTGGAGTTCCTGCTTCTGCAGGCGGGCCGCGAGTCGGTGGCCGACGCCATCGCGTTCTACGAGTCGGTCGGCTGGATCGGCACGGACGCCGCCGACGCCCTCGAGGCGTACCTCTCGGGGCTGGACGGCCACCGGGCCAACGCCGCCAACGACCTCGACGCCGACGACCACCGCGTGAGTCTCCACTACGTCGCACGCTTGGCGTCGGTCGCCAGTCGGGAGTGA
- a CDS encoding Hvo_1808 family surface protein: MRKRVSVGLAVLIVLASVVPAVAVGERPAAVGDGETTPQRADPSEDVVGWEGGYWHNESIDVDQSDGLTDEEIDAYVSRAMARVEYVRQKEFDSDVPVEIISRDEFQQRQSDNASSNASFDAWNDQVWEALFIVGEDREANEALQSASGQSTAGFYAPADDRIRIITDSPDSPTIDNATLVHELVHALQDQNGALGERIADTETQDADLAVDGVVEGEANYIEQRYTERCGAEWECVGTPSDDSSPGQPPNLGILLTLLHPYSDGPVYIDWLREEGGWSAVDAAFEAPPESSEQIIHRTDEEPVPIEYEDRARNGWETFPNQGERGSDTVGEASMYVMFWYQARTARADTVPVRSITQTSGPLDMYNYDAEPSAGWGNDRVFPYQKGSSDDARNGYVWVTEWDTEEDADEFVEAYGAILEAQGVSDVDGEGVYVVPDGEFEDAFRIDRDGTRVTIVNGPTTDAVSDIRPVDGSNGGDGADAGAGDGADAGAGDGTDTGDGTDASDGDDAGSTGLEAPGFGALTAIIALVAAGFVALRRRD; this comes from the coding sequence ATGCGAAAGCGGGTATCCGTCGGTCTCGCGGTACTGATCGTCCTCGCGTCGGTCGTTCCTGCGGTCGCCGTCGGCGAACGCCCGGCGGCCGTCGGTGACGGGGAGACAACACCCCAGCGCGCCGATCCCAGCGAAGACGTGGTCGGCTGGGAAGGCGGGTACTGGCACAACGAATCCATCGACGTCGATCAGTCCGACGGGCTGACCGACGAGGAGATCGACGCCTACGTCAGTCGCGCGATGGCGCGCGTGGAGTACGTCCGGCAAAAGGAGTTCGACTCCGACGTGCCCGTGGAGATCATCTCCCGCGACGAGTTCCAGCAACGCCAGTCCGACAACGCGTCGAGCAACGCCTCCTTCGACGCCTGGAACGACCAGGTGTGGGAGGCGCTGTTCATCGTCGGCGAGGACAGGGAGGCAAACGAGGCCCTCCAGAGTGCCTCCGGGCAGTCGACCGCCGGTTTCTACGCCCCGGCGGACGACCGCATCCGAATCATCACCGACTCGCCCGACAGTCCGACCATCGACAACGCCACCCTGGTCCACGAACTCGTCCACGCTCTTCAGGACCAGAACGGGGCGCTCGGCGAGCGGATCGCTGATACGGAGACACAAGACGCCGACCTCGCGGTCGACGGCGTCGTCGAAGGCGAGGCCAACTACATCGAACAGCGCTACACCGAACGGTGTGGCGCCGAGTGGGAGTGTGTGGGGACGCCGAGCGACGACTCCTCGCCCGGTCAGCCGCCGAACCTCGGCATCCTGCTGACGCTTCTCCACCCCTACTCCGACGGCCCGGTGTACATCGACTGGCTCCGCGAGGAGGGTGGCTGGAGCGCCGTCGACGCGGCGTTCGAGGCTCCGCCCGAATCGAGCGAACAGATCATCCACCGGACCGACGAGGAGCCGGTCCCCATCGAGTACGAGGACCGCGCCCGCAACGGCTGGGAGACGTTCCCGAACCAGGGTGAAAGAGGCTCCGACACCGTCGGCGAGGCGTCGATGTACGTGATGTTCTGGTACCAGGCGCGGACGGCCAGGGCCGACACTGTCCCGGTGCGGTCCATCACCCAGACCAGCGGGCCCCTCGACATGTACAACTACGACGCCGAACCCTCGGCCGGGTGGGGGAACGACCGGGTGTTCCCCTACCAGAAGGGGAGCAGTGACGACGCCCGGAACGGCTACGTCTGGGTGACGGAGTGGGACACCGAAGAGGACGCCGACGAGTTCGTCGAGGCGTACGGAGCCATCCTCGAAGCGCAGGGCGTCTCGGACGTCGACGGCGAAGGCGTGTACGTCGTCCCCGACGGCGAGTTCGAGGACGCCTTCCGCATCGACCGCGACGGCACCCGCGTCACCATCGTCAACGGGCCGACGACCGACGCGGTGTCCGACATCCGGCCCGTTGACGGATCGAACGGCGGCGACGGGGCCGACGCCGGTGCCGGTGACGGGGCCGACGCCGGTGCCGGTGACGGGACCGACACCGGTGACGGGACCGACGCCAGTGACGGCGACGACGCGGGATCGACCGGTCTCGAAGCACCCGGATTCGGCGCGCTGACGGCCATCATCGCGCTCGTCGCCGCGGGATTCGTGGCGCTCCGCCGACGCGACTGA
- a CDS encoding Hvo_1808 family surface protein, with translation MRSARLTLLVTVLVVLAGCGGGPSSGGDATPEPTPTGTGTPAPTTAEATPTPTPDRDGFADPETDRLGWEAGYWYDEPLEVNASDGLNQSERAAVVARTMARIERIRNLEFESAVPVDVVDREAYRARENVTATAFDEQVWEALLLVGEDRSVEAVFESFYGASVQGSYVPSEDRIVVVSDADRPTIDRRTLTHELVHALQDQHFGFDRNASEPRDARLARQALTEGDAGYVADLYEERCGTTWSCLPRPDGGPVAGLDGDMGVYVAAYQPYSDGPAFVHHLRERGGWSAVDAAYDAPPTSASQVIHPDRYSEWSPERVRIEDRSAGNWSRFDRAPPGTTVGEASVFATLHANGGVEPFHLQRPTRSHRRYNYTHPTSTGWVGDRLVPYRSVEGEYGYVFRTEWETTGDAAAFAIAYRGLLGERWGAERRDGDVLVVPSGPYADAFRVERSGTTVTVTNAPTVADLDAVHAG, from the coding sequence GTGCGCTCCGCTCGTCTCACCCTCCTGGTGACGGTTCTCGTCGTTCTCGCCGGCTGTGGTGGGGGGCCGTCGTCTGGCGGTGACGCAACTCCCGAACCGACGCCGACGGGGACCGGGACGCCCGCACCCACCACCGCCGAGGCGACGCCGACGCCCACGCCGGACCGCGACGGCTTCGCCGACCCCGAGACGGACCGACTGGGTTGGGAGGCGGGCTACTGGTACGACGAACCGCTCGAGGTGAACGCGAGCGACGGCCTGAACCAAAGCGAGCGGGCGGCGGTCGTCGCGCGGACGATGGCTCGGATCGAGCGGATTCGGAATCTGGAGTTCGAGTCGGCCGTTCCGGTCGACGTGGTCGACCGCGAAGCGTACCGCGCCCGCGAGAACGTGACCGCGACGGCGTTCGACGAGCAGGTGTGGGAGGCGCTCCTGTTGGTCGGCGAGGACCGGTCCGTAGAGGCGGTCTTCGAGTCGTTCTACGGCGCGTCGGTGCAGGGGTCGTACGTACCGAGCGAGGACCGCATCGTGGTGGTGAGCGACGCCGACCGTCCCACCATCGACCGCCGGACGCTGACCCACGAACTCGTCCACGCTCTGCAGGACCAACACTTCGGATTCGACCGGAACGCGAGCGAGCCCCGCGACGCGCGGTTGGCACGGCAGGCGCTGACCGAGGGCGACGCGGGCTACGTGGCGGACCTGTACGAGGAGCGCTGCGGGACGACGTGGTCGTGTCTGCCCCGGCCCGACGGCGGTCCGGTCGCCGGTCTCGACGGCGACATGGGCGTCTACGTCGCGGCCTACCAGCCCTACAGTGACGGCCCCGCGTTCGTCCACCATCTCCGGGAGCGGGGTGGTTGGAGCGCCGTCGACGCCGCCTACGACGCCCCGCCCACGAGTGCGTCGCAGGTGATTCACCCCGACCGCTACTCCGAGTGGTCGCCCGAACGGGTCCGCATCGAGGACCGGTCGGCCGGGAACTGGAGTCGGTTCGACCGCGCGCCGCCGGGGACGACCGTCGGCGAGGCGTCGGTGTTCGCGACCCTCCACGCCAACGGCGGGGTGGAGCCGTTCCACCTCCAGCGACCCACCCGTTCCCACCGCCGCTACAACTACACCCACCCCACGTCGACGGGGTGGGTCGGCGACAGACTCGTCCCCTACCGGAGCGTAGAGGGGGAGTACGGCTACGTCTTCCGGACCGAGTGGGAGACGACGGGCGACGCCGCCGCCTTCGCCATCGCCTATCGCGGACTTTTGGGGGAGCGTTGGGGTGCCGAACGGCGCGACGGCGATGTACTGGTGGTCCCCTCCGGGCCGTACGCCGACGCCTTCCGTGTCGAGCGGTCGGGAACGACGGTGACGGTGACGAACGCGCCGACGGTCGCCGACCTCGACGCGGTCCACGCGGGCTGA
- the truD gene encoding tRNA pseudouridine(13) synthase TruD yields the protein MREAHPLERQVGIDHYVSDGPGVGGRLRDDPSEFRVREIESGAINPEPLDADPSSYPHLLVRATLTDWDTNDFVGALSDAVGISRERVSWAGTKDKRAVTTQLISIRGVAPADLPDLSGTTLDPVGRIGRNLEFGDLAGNAFEITIRDPESPEAVDAVTDDLAAFGGDRVAVPNVFGHQRFGSKRPVTHEVGLHVVRGQWREAVLTYVGNPAETEPERTRAARTTVEAVASGPDPDWHEALSATPGHLGYERSMLHTLVENGGTELSDFREALEAVPWNLQRLFVHAAQSYVFNRILSTRLRRGLPFDRPVAGDVVCFADADAPDDLPLPDTDRLQRVTESRVDVVARHCERGRAFVTAPLVGTETELGEGDPGEIERAVLEDLDLAPADFDLPGNFDSTGTRRAILVGATPTVDRDPLTLSFSLPRGAYATAVLREYLKVDPRDL from the coding sequence ATGCGCGAGGCACACCCACTGGAACGGCAGGTCGGCATCGACCACTACGTGAGCGACGGGCCGGGCGTCGGCGGGCGACTCCGGGACGACCCCTCGGAGTTCCGGGTTCGAGAGATCGAGAGCGGGGCGATCAACCCCGAACCCCTCGACGCCGACCCGTCGTCGTATCCCCACCTGCTGGTCCGGGCGACGCTCACCGACTGGGACACCAACGACTTCGTCGGCGCGCTCTCGGACGCCGTCGGGATCAGCCGCGAGCGGGTGTCGTGGGCCGGCACGAAGGACAAGCGCGCGGTCACGACACAACTGATCTCGATTCGCGGGGTCGCGCCGGCCGACCTGCCAGACCTCTCCGGGACGACCCTCGACCCGGTCGGTCGGATCGGCCGCAACCTGGAGTTCGGCGACCTCGCGGGCAACGCCTTCGAGATCACGATCCGCGATCCCGAGTCTCCGGAGGCGGTCGACGCCGTCACCGACGACCTCGCCGCGTTCGGCGGCGACCGGGTCGCCGTCCCGAACGTCTTCGGCCACCAGCGCTTCGGCAGCAAACGCCCCGTCACCCACGAGGTCGGCCTCCACGTCGTCCGCGGCCAGTGGCGCGAGGCGGTCCTGACCTACGTCGGCAACCCCGCCGAGACCGAACCCGAGCGCACCCGGGCGGCGCGGACGACGGTCGAGGCGGTCGCGTCCGGCCCCGATCCGGACTGGCACGAGGCGCTCTCGGCGACTCCGGGTCACCTCGGCTACGAGCGGTCGATGCTCCACACGCTCGTCGAGAACGGGGGGACCGAGCTGTCCGACTTCCGGGAGGCCCTCGAAGCGGTGCCGTGGAACCTCCAGCGTCTGTTCGTCCACGCGGCGCAGTCCTACGTCTTCAACCGCATCCTCTCTACGCGCCTGCGGCGGGGGCTCCCCTTCGACCGCCCCGTCGCCGGCGACGTGGTGTGTTTCGCGGACGCCGACGCCCCCGATGACCTCCCCCTTCCCGACACCGACCGCCTCCAGCGGGTGACCGAGTCGCGGGTCGACGTGGTGGCCCGTCACTGCGAACGCGGCCGTGCCTTCGTCACCGCGCCGCTCGTCGGTACCGAGACGGAACTGGGCGAGGGCGACCCCGGCGAGATCGAGCGTGCGGTGCTCGAGGACCTCGACCTCGCGCCCGCCGACTTCGACCTGCCGGGCAACTTCGACTCGACGGGGACGCGGCGGGCGATCCTCGTCGGGGCGACGCCGACGGTCGACCGCGACCCCCTCACGCTCTCCTTCTCGCTCCCGCGGGGGGCGTACGCGACGGCGGTTCTCCGGGAGTATCTGAAAGTCGATCCGCGGGACCTGTAG
- a CDS encoding nicotinate phosphoribosyltransferase, producing the protein MPPFDIVGPEAIRTGTATDAYFLRTETTLRHADRNPRVVAEVTADQFPDGDFELFAGVKDAATLLSGRDVDVDAMCEGQLFDGGPVLRIEGSYLEFARFETSLLGFLSHASGMATAAMEARRAAPESTVLSFGARHVHPSIAAVVERSALLAGLDGFSHVAAGEVLGREAGGTMPHALVICFGRGNQEAAWRSFDEAVGPEVPRVALCDTYGDEVDEVLRAVETLGDDLDSVRIDTTGSRRGDFRHIIREIRWELDARGYGDVDVFASGGLGPEALRSLRDVADGFGVGGHVSNADPVDFALDIVEIEGEPAAKRGKLSGAKQAYRTPDGGHHVGLAAREGPSGGEPLLEPLIRDGEVVREFDLDAATERALADASATGFGS; encoded by the coding sequence ATGCCACCGTTCGACATCGTCGGCCCCGAGGCGATCCGCACGGGGACGGCGACCGACGCGTACTTTCTCCGGACGGAGACGACTCTCCGGCACGCCGACCGGAACCCACGGGTCGTCGCCGAAGTGACGGCCGATCAGTTCCCCGACGGCGACTTCGAACTGTTCGCGGGTGTGAAAGACGCCGCCACTCTCCTCTCCGGTCGCGACGTCGACGTCGACGCGATGTGCGAGGGGCAGTTGTTCGACGGCGGCCCGGTGCTCCGGATCGAGGGGTCGTACCTGGAGTTCGCCCGATTCGAGACGTCGCTGCTCGGCTTCCTCTCGCACGCCAGCGGCATGGCGACGGCCGCGATGGAAGCCCGGCGGGCCGCCCCCGAGTCGACGGTGCTCTCCTTCGGCGCGCGCCACGTCCACCCCTCCATCGCGGCCGTCGTCGAACGGAGCGCACTCCTCGCCGGCCTCGACGGGTTCTCCCACGTCGCGGCGGGTGAGGTGCTCGGCCGCGAGGCCGGGGGGACGATGCCCCACGCACTGGTGATCTGTTTCGGGCGCGGGAACCAGGAGGCGGCGTGGCGGTCGTTCGACGAGGCGGTCGGTCCCGAGGTACCCCGCGTGGCGCTGTGTGACACCTACGGCGACGAGGTCGACGAGGTGTTGCGCGCTGTCGAGACGTTGGGCGACGACCTCGACAGCGTCCGCATCGACACCACGGGGTCCCGCCGGGGTGACTTCCGACATATCATCCGGGAGATCCGGTGGGAACTCGACGCCCGCGGCTACGGCGACGTGGACGTGTTCGCGAGCGGCGGCCTCGGTCCGGAGGCCCTGCGCTCGCTCCGGGACGTGGCCGACGGCTTCGGCGTTGGCGGTCACGTCTCCAACGCCGATCCGGTGGACTTCGCGCTCGACATCGTCGAAATCGAGGGAGAGCCGGCGGCCAAGCGGGGGAAGCTCTCGGGGGCGAAACAGGCCTACCGGACGCCGGACGGCGGCCACCACGTCGGTCTGGCCGCCCGCGAGGGGCCGTCCGGTGGAGAGCCGCTGCTCGAACCCCTGATCCGGGACGGAGAAGTCGTTCGTGAGTTCGACCTGGACGCCGCGACGGAGCGGGCGCTGGCCGACGCGTCGGCCACGGGATTCGGGTCCTAG
- a CDS encoding high-affinity nickel-transporter protein, with protein MSLVAAFVAGGALGARHALETDHLAAVTTLVEGDTVESGSSSDGANSESDAHAHPGLVGASWGIGHTVPIAALGVAFLLLGIRLPESVTRLFEVGVGIVLVYLGARMLADVVGLQEHTHGTRSIHTHVRIGRFSVGGGHAHLSGDSLVVGALHGVAGSGALVIALVSTAPDLPTAAAFLTAFGLCSVVTMAAVSALWGRTLSTGFDRALRGVAGVVGVAAGLLLVVEQVGAVPF; from the coding sequence ATGTCACTGGTCGCCGCGTTCGTCGCGGGCGGTGCGCTCGGCGCTCGGCACGCCCTCGAGACCGACCACCTCGCCGCGGTGACGACGCTGGTCGAGGGCGACACGGTCGAGTCCGGGTCGTCGTCCGACGGCGCGAACAGCGAGAGCGACGCCCACGCTCACCCGGGCCTCGTCGGGGCGTCGTGGGGAATCGGTCACACGGTCCCCATCGCGGCGCTCGGCGTCGCCTTCCTCCTCCTCGGGATCCGCCTCCCCGAATCGGTCACGCGCCTGTTCGAGGTCGGTGTCGGTATCGTCCTCGTCTACCTCGGGGCACGGATGCTCGCCGACGTGGTGGGGCTACAGGAACACACCCACGGCACGCGGTCGATCCACACGCACGTCCGGATCGGCCGCTTCTCCGTCGGCGGCGGCCACGCCCACCTGAGCGGCGACTCGTTGGTCGTCGGCGCGCTCCACGGCGTCGCGGGGAGCGGTGCGCTGGTGATCGCACTCGTCTCGACCGCACCTGACCTCCCGACCGCCGCCGCCTTCCTGACCGCCTTCGGGCTCTGTTCGGTCGTGACGATGGCCGCGGTGTCGGCGCTGTGGGGGCGGACGCTCTCGACCGGATTCGACCGCGCGCTCCGCGGCGTCGCCGGCGTCGTCGGCGTCGCCGCCGGACTCCTCCTGGTGGTCGAACAGGTCGGAGCGGTCCCGTTCTGA
- a CDS encoding prefoldin subunit beta, whose product MQGNMPPEAQEKLEELQDLQETAQQVAAQKQQAETTLNESQTALDALGDIDEDTPMYREVGELLVETEYADAHEDLEEKVENLEVRVEQLGKQEERVREQFESLQQELQQMLQGGAGGGPMGPGGAGGA is encoded by the coding sequence ATGCAAGGAAATATGCCGCCGGAAGCCCAGGAGAAACTCGAGGAACTGCAGGACCTGCAGGAGACGGCCCAGCAGGTTGCCGCCCAGAAACAGCAGGCCGAGACGACGCTCAACGAGTCCCAGACGGCACTCGACGCCCTCGGCGACATCGACGAGGACACCCCGATGTACCGCGAGGTCGGCGAACTCCTCGTCGAGACGGAGTACGCCGACGCCCACGAGGACCTCGAAGAGAAAGTCGAGAACCTCGAGGTCCGCGTCGAACAGCTGGGCAAGCAGGAAGAGCGCGTTCGCGAGCAGTTCGAGTCGCTCCAGCAGGAACTCCAGCAGATGCTACAGGGCGGTGCCGGCGGCGGTCCGATGGGACCTGGCGGCGCCGGCGGCGCGTAA
- a CDS encoding 50S ribosomal protein L37ae, with amino-acid sequence MAENKARSTGSAGRFGARYGRVARRRVKEIESDMQNATLDGDDVTRIGTGIWKNEETGETFTGGAYRPETPGGRTVKRSIRAALSTDDE; translated from the coding sequence ATGGCCGAGAACAAGGCACGCAGTACCGGGAGCGCGGGCCGATTCGGCGCCCGCTACGGGCGCGTCGCCCGCCGACGAGTCAAGGAGATCGAGAGCGACATGCAGAACGCCACCCTCGACGGCGACGACGTCACCCGAATCGGGACGGGTATCTGGAAGAACGAAGAGACGGGCGAGACGTTCACCGGTGGCGCGTACCGGCCGGAGACGCCCGGCGGCCGAACCGTCAAACGGTCGATCCGCGCGGCACTCTCGACCGACGACGAGTAA
- a CDS encoding KEOPS complex subunit Pcc1, with the protein MVDESDVDDAPHRLSLRFAYDTARRARTVERSVRVEVGEIDDARSAARVDRVRSDGSSAHDTVRVRIGAADLVALRAGANTWRRLLSVAESVASAANR; encoded by the coding sequence GTGGTCGACGAGTCGGACGTCGACGACGCGCCACACCGCCTCTCGCTTCGCTTCGCGTACGACACCGCCCGGCGCGCACGAACCGTCGAGCGGAGCGTCCGCGTCGAGGTCGGCGAGATCGACGACGCGCGGTCGGCGGCGCGCGTCGATCGGGTTCGATCGGACGGTTCGTCGGCCCACGACACCGTCCGCGTGCGGATCGGCGCGGCCGACCTCGTCGCCCTGCGGGCCGGCGCGAACACCTGGCGCCGCCTGCTGTCGGTCGCCGAATCCGTCGCGTCGGCGGCCAACCGGTAG